In one window of Haloprofundus halophilus DNA:
- a CDS encoding transcription factor S, translating into MQFCDDCGSMMMNQDGAMVCTNCGASADRDEERAAEFVSTESQADSEVIETEEGADFEGKPTANDVTCDKCGHGEAWYTIKQTASADEPPTRFFKCKECGYRWREYN; encoded by the coding sequence ATGCAGTTCTGCGACGACTGCGGTTCGATGATGATGAACCAGGACGGCGCGATGGTCTGTACGAACTGCGGCGCGAGCGCCGACCGCGACGAGGAGCGCGCCGCCGAGTTCGTCTCCACCGAATCGCAGGCCGACAGCGAGGTCATCGAGACCGAAGAGGGCGCGGACTTCGAGGGGAAACCGACCGCCAACGACGTGACCTGCGACAAATGCGGCCACGGCGAGGCGTGGTACACCATCAAGCAGACGGCGTCGGCCGACGAACCGCCGACGCGATTCTTCAAGTGTAAGGAGTGCGGCTACCGGTGGCGGGAGTACAACTGA